The following are from one region of the Populus trichocarpa isolate Nisqually-1 chromosome 8, P.trichocarpa_v4.1, whole genome shotgun sequence genome:
- the LOC112328447 gene encoding glycine-rich cell wall structural protein isoform X5, which translates to MGKFSSKYVGVLAVIFVLVLGIAECRKIEKDGFGDGAGGGGGFGGGAGLGGGGGGVGGGGGAGGGFGGGKGGGVGIGGGKGGGVGGGVGGGAGGGIGGGAGGGGGAGGGAGGGIGGGGGKGGGFGGGAGGGAGGGIGGGKGGGVGGGVGGGSGGGIGGGKGGGFGGGVGGGSGGGIGGGVGGGSGGGIGGGVGGGSGGGIGGGAGGGGGVGVGAGGGAGGGGGIGGGKGGGVGGGVGGGSGGGFGGGAGGGGGVGGGAGGGIGGGAGGGKGGGAGGGFGGGAGGGAGGGFGGGGGFGGGSGGGH; encoded by the exons ATGGGGAAATTTTCAAGCAAGTATGTTGGCGTTTTAGCtgtgatatttgttttagtgCTAGGTATAGCAGAATgtagaaaaatagagaaagatgGCTTTGGAGATGGTGCTGGGGGAGGTGGAGGCTTTGGTGGTGGTGCTGGTctaggtggtggtggaggaggtgttggaggaggaggcggtGCTGGTGGTGGCTTCGGAGGAGGCAAGGGTGGTGGTGTAGGAATTGGAGGAGGCAAAGGTGGAGGGGTTGGGGGTGGTGTAGGTGGGGGTGCTGGTGGTGGCATTGGAGGTGGAGCCGGGGGAGGAGGTGGTGCCGGTGGGGGTGCTGGTGGAGGTATTGGAGGTGGAGGAGGCAAAGGTGGAGGGTTTGGAGGTGGTGCCGGTGGGGGTGCTGGTGGAGGTATTGGAGGAGGCAAAGGTGGAGGGGTTGGAGGTGGTGTAGGTGGGGGTTCTGGTGGAGGTATTGGAGGAGGCAAAGGTGGAGGGTTTGGAGGTGGTGTAGGTGGGGGTTCTGGTGGTGGCATTGGAG GTGGTGTAGGTGGGGGTTCTGGTGGTGGCATTGGAGGTGGTGTAGGTGGGGGTTCTGGTGGTGGAATTGGAGGTGGAGCCGGGGGAGGTGGTGGAGTTGGAGTTGGTGCTGGTGGGGGcgctggtggtggtggaggtatTGGAGGAGGCAAAGGTGGAGGGGTTGGAGGTGGTGTAGGTGGGGGTTCTGGTGGTGGTTTTGGTGGTGGAGCCGGGGGAGGTGGCGGAGTTGGAGGGGGTGCTGGTGGTGGCATCGGAGGTGGTGCTGGTGGCGGAAAAGGTGGTGGTGCAGGAGGAGGATTTGGTGGGGGAGCTGGaggtggtgctggtggtggcttcggaggaggaggaggtttcGGTGGAGGAAGTGGCGGTGGGCATTAA
- the LOC112328447 gene encoding glycine-rich cell wall structural protein isoform X2 translates to MGKFSSKYVGVLAVIFVLVLGIAECRKIEKDGFGDGAGGGGGFGGGAGLGGGGGGVGGGGGAGGGFGGGKGGGVGIGGGKGGGVGGGVGGGAGGGIGGGAGGGGGAGGGAGGGIGGGGGKGGGFGGGVGGGSGGGIGGGKGGGFGGGVGGGSGGGIGGGAGGGGGAGGGAGGGAGGGGGIGGGKGGGVGGGVGGGSGGGIGGGVGGGSGGGIGGGAGGGGGVGVGAGGGAGGGGGIGGGKGGGVGGGVGGGSGGGFGGGAGGGGGVGGGAGGGIGGGAGGGKGGGAGGGFGGGAGGGAGGGFGGGGGFGGGSGGGH, encoded by the exons ATGGGGAAATTTTCAAGCAAGTATGTTGGCGTTTTAGCtgtgatatttgttttagtgCTAGGTATAGCAGAATgtagaaaaatagagaaagatgGCTTTGGAGATGGTGCTGGGGGAGGTGGAGGCTTTGGTGGTGGTGCTGGTctaggtggtggtggaggaggtgttggaggaggaggcggtGCTGGTGGTGGCTTCGGAGGAGGCAAGGGTGGTGGTGTAGGAATTGGAGGAGGCAAAGGTGGAGGGGTTGGGGGTGGTGTAGGTGGGGGTGCTGGTGGTGGCATTGGAGGTGGAGCCGGGGGAGGAGGTGGTGCCGGTGGGGGTGCTGGTGGAGGTATTGGAGGTGGAGGAGGCAAAGGTGGAGGGTTTGGAG GTGGTGTAGGTGGGGGTTCTGGTGGAGGTATTGGAGGAGGCAAAGGTGGAGGGTTTGGAGGTGGTGTAGGTGGGGGTTCTGGTGGTGGCATTGGAGGTGGAGCCGGGGGAGGTGGTGGAGCTGGTGGGGGCGCTGGTGGTGGcgctggtggtggtggaggtatTGGAGGAGGCAAAGGTGGAGGGGTTGGAGGTGGTGTAGGTGGGGGTTCTGGTGGTGGCATTGGAGGTGGTGTAGGTGGGGGTTCTGGTGGTGGAATTGGAGGTGGAGCCGGGGGAGGTGGTGGAGTTGGAGTTGGTGCTGGTGGGGGcgctggtggtggtggaggtatTGGAGGAGGCAAAGGTGGAGGGGTTGGAGGTGGTGTAGGTGGGGGTTCTGGTGGTGGTTTTGGTGGTGGAGCCGGGGGAGGTGGCGGAGTTGGAGGGGGTGCTGGTGGTGGCATCGGAGGTGGTGCTGGTGGCGGAAAAGGTGGTGGTGCAGGAGGAGGATTTGGTGGGGGAGCTGGaggtggtgctggtggtggcttcggaggaggaggaggtttcGGTGGAGGAAGTGGCGGTGGGCATTAA